One stretch of Chelonia mydas isolate rCheMyd1 chromosome 21, rCheMyd1.pri.v2, whole genome shotgun sequence DNA includes these proteins:
- the C21H1orf194 gene encoding protein C1orf194 homolog, whose protein sequence is MPPTRDPFPCPRCENEDTFTGRARPSQTGPYAEPTHRAQQRDPWNRLHRTATLSSTRKEVWYTEPEVPRDSLDFKLTSLYNHHKEQLRDKSQTVIHKETLLDDHGALKGLEPVKEPEPPPVEHRTARGLSVRCWVSPRKESIHSIEGAIECPHTAATNSGYSRKENGSFFSQ, encoded by the exons ATGCCGCCCACCCGggaccccttcccctgcccccgctgCGAGAACGAGGACACCTTCACGGGCCGGGCCAGGCCGAGCCAG ACAGGCCCTTATGCCGAGCCCACCCACCGGGCCCAGCAGCGGGACCCCTGGAATCGCCTGCACAGAACAGCCACCCTGTCCAGCACCAGGAAGGAAGTCTGGTATACGGAACCTGAG GTTCCCAGAGACAGCCTGGATTTTAAGCTGACTTCGCTCTACAACCACCACAAGGAGCAGCTCAGAGACAAGAGCCAGACAGTCATCCACAAGGAGACCCTCTTGGATGACCATGG AGCACTGAAGGGTCTTGAGCCTGTGAAGGAACCCGAGCCGCCCCCAGTGGAGCACCGTACAGCCAGGGGCCTGTCTGTGAGATGCTGGGTCAGCCCCAGAAAGGAGTCAATCCACAGCATCGAGGGAGCCATCG AGTGTCCCCACACAGCTGCCACCAACAGTGGATACTCCCGCAAGGAAAACGGCAGTTTCTTCTCTCAGtga
- the TMEM167B gene encoding protein kish-B: MTNAYSLDGVLVFGLLFVCTCAYFRKVPRLKAWLLSEKRGVWGVFYKAAVIGTRLHAAVAISCIVMAFYVLFIK, from the exons ATGACCAACG CCTACTCGCTGGACGGGGTGCTGGTCTTCGGCCTGCTCTTCGTCTGCACCTGCGCCTACTTCCGGAAGGTGCCGCGGCTCAAAGCCTGGCTGCTGTCGGAGAAGCGCGGGGTCTGGGGCGTGTTCTACAAAG CTGCAGTGATTGGCACCAGACTTCATGCAGCAGTGGCTATATCCTGCATTGTGATGGCTTTTTATGTTCTGTTCATCAAATGA